In the genome of Colletes latitarsis isolate SP2378_abdomen chromosome 9, iyColLati1, whole genome shotgun sequence, one region contains:
- the LOC143345886 gene encoding gamma-glutamyl hydrolase-like isoform X2, producing the protein MSKRARLNHGLNILYRIGRNQSYYRNIMKQINGILWPGGSAPFKNSKGYADAGDTIYKIAKKMNDKGDYFPIFGICLGFELLTYVTDVSNRTKHRTPCSADDIALPLEFTNGLKEIQYI; encoded by the exons ATGTCCAAACGAGCCCGTCTCAACCACGGATTAAATATCCTTTATAGGATTGGACGAAATCAATCTTACTACAGAAATATCATGAAGCAAATAAATGG AATTCTATGGCCTGGTGGAAGTGCACCATTCAAGAATTCGAAAGGATATGCTGACGCTGGAGACACGATTTACAA AATTGCAAAAAAGATGAATGATAAGGGTGACTATTTTCCAATCTTCGGGATATGTTTAGGATTCGAACTGTTAACATACGTCACAGACGTCTCCAATCGTACGAAACATAGAACTCCATGTTCAGCTGACGATATAGCACTTCCTCTTGAATTTACGAATG GACTTAAAGAGATCCAATATATTTAA
- the LOC143345884 gene encoding gamma-glutamyl hydrolase-like: MSAMTPTFIILLTFTISSFVRCVDDVNNRPIIGILMQELNPYMSSRYSHYNAYIAASYVKLIEGSGARVAPIWIGRNQSYYRNIMKQINGILWPGGSAPFKNSKGYADAGDTIYKIAKKMNDKGDYFPIFGICLGFELLTYVTDVSNRTKHRTPCSADDIALPLEFTNGYKSSKMFADASADIKNILATKSVTVNSHHFCVTQNDLKRSNIFNEFRILSVNHDKEENEFISSLESVNYPFYGLQFHPEKNLYEWKIGHGYPHSANAVRIAQYFGNFFVSEARKNCHTFSSEQEEISSLIYNYKPTYTGLNDLRFVQCYFFK, from the exons ATGTCGGCAATGACACCAACGTTTATTATTCTGTTAACATTCACAATCAGTTCTTTTGTGAGATGTGTGGACGATGTGAATAATAGACCaataatcg gtATCCTGATGCAAGAACTAAACCCTTATATGAGTTCAAGATATAGTCATTATAATGCTTACATCGCTGCGTCATACGTAAAATTAATTGAAGGATCTGGCGCAAGAGTAGCACCAATTTG GATTGGACGAAATCAATCTTACTACAGAAATATCATGAAGCAAATAAATGG AATTCTATGGCCTGGTGGAAGTGCACCATTCAAGAATTCGAAAGGATATGCTGACGCTGGAGACACGATTTACAA AATTGCAAAAAAGATGAATGATAAGGGTGACTATTTTCCAATCTTCGGGATATGTTTAGGATTCGAACTGTTAACATACGTCACAGACGTCTCCAATCGTACGAAACATAGAACTCCATGTTCAGCTGACGATATAGCACTTCCTCTTGAATTTACGAATG GGTACAAATCGAGTAAAATGTTCGCGGACGCTTCGGCagacattaaaaatatattagccACTAAAAGTGTGACTGTGAATAGTCATCATTTTTGCGTTACACAAAAT GACTTAAAGAGATCCAATATATTTAATGAATTCCGAATATTATCTGTGAATCATGATAAGGAGGAAAATGAATTCATTTCCTCGTTGGAATCAGTTAATTATCCTTTTTATGGCTTACAATTTCATCCAGAAAAAAATCTATACGAGTGGAAGATTGGCCACGGGTATCCACATTCGGCAAATGCTGTTCGaattgctcaatattttggcaATTTTTTCGTTAGCGAAG CGCGCAAGAATTGCCACACATTTTCATCCGAGCAGGAAGAAATTTCAAGTTTAATTTATAACTACAAACCCACTTATACAGGCTTGAATGATCTTCGTTTTGTACAGTGttacttttttaaataa
- the LOC143345886 gene encoding gamma-glutamyl hydrolase-like isoform X1: protein MSKRARLNHGLNILYRIGRNQSYYRNIMKQINGILWPGGSAPFKNSKGYADAGDTIYKIAKKMNDKGDYFPIFGICLGFELLTYVTDVSNRTKHRTPCSADDIALPLEFTNGKYTDTSVNFISDNE from the exons ATGTCCAAACGAGCCCGTCTCAACCACGGATTAAATATCCTTTATAGGATTGGACGAAATCAATCTTACTACAGAAATATCATGAAGCAAATAAATGG AATTCTATGGCCTGGTGGAAGTGCACCATTCAAGAATTCGAAAGGATATGCTGACGCTGGAGACACGATTTACAA AATTGCAAAAAAGATGAATGATAAGGGTGACTATTTTCCAATCTTCGGGATATGTTTAGGATTCGAACTGTTAACATACGTCACAGACGTCTCCAATCGTACGAAACATAGAACTCCATGTTCAGCTGACGATATAGCACTTCCTCTTGAATTTACGAATGGTAAGTACACCGATACAAGTGTAAATTTTATTTCCGATAATGAATAG